From Pseudomonas sp. B21-028, one genomic window encodes:
- a CDS encoding DUF4142 domain-containing protein, whose translation MSRMATFYRTTSLVVLMGLGANSAWAQSPAEFINDASAKGMADIEASRMAHGKAESREVKDYTIMVINDRTTANQHLAKIAKKLDLPVAPREEVADKAKAMIPQMQEGESFEAAYAASQVKATEEAIAQIEQEAQTTEVPEIKAFADETLPKLQTHLEMARALQASR comes from the coding sequence ATGAGCCGGATGGCTACCTTTTATCGCACCACCAGTCTCGTCGTGCTGATGGGCCTGGGTGCCAACAGTGCCTGGGCCCAATCGCCAGCCGAATTCATCAACGATGCCTCCGCCAAAGGCATGGCCGACATCGAGGCCAGTCGCATGGCGCACGGCAAAGCCGAATCCAGAGAGGTAAAGGACTACACCATCATGGTGATCAACGACCGCACCACCGCCAATCAGCATCTGGCCAAGATTGCGAAAAAACTCGATCTGCCAGTCGCACCGCGGGAGGAAGTCGCTGACAAGGCCAAGGCCATGATCCCGCAGATGCAGGAAGGCGAGTCGTTCGAAGCGGCTTATGCCGCCAGCCAGGTCAAGGCCACCGAGGAAGCCATCGCGCAGATCGAGCAGGAGGCCCAGACCACCGAAGTGCCGGAAATCAAGGCGTTTGCCGATGAAACCCTGCCTAAATTGCAGACCCACCTGGAGATGGCAAGGGCACTGCAGGCCAGCCGCTGA
- a CDS encoding SDR family oxidoreductase, whose translation MSTRREPNQYAMQNPLTQYPRPPFPDQPQSPPGIDQDMVPKPDHGEKSYQGFGRLEGRKALVTGGDSGIGRAAAIAYAREGADVAINYLPSEERDARQVIELIEAEGRKAIAIPGDLKDEAFCAQLVRSAHEQLGGLDILVNVAGKQEAQKDIADITTAQFDDTMKTNIYAMFWICKAAVPLMPAGATVINTASIQSYDPSATLLDYATTKAAIVAFTKALAGQVISKGIRVNAVAPGPIWTVLQPSGGQPQEKIPTFGSQVPMKRPGQPAECAPLYVLLASQESSYITGEVFGVTGGNPLP comes from the coding sequence ATGTCCACACGCCGAGAACCCAACCAATACGCGATGCAGAACCCGCTGACACAGTATCCCCGCCCACCCTTTCCCGACCAGCCACAATCGCCGCCCGGCATCGACCAGGACATGGTGCCCAAGCCCGATCATGGCGAAAAAAGCTATCAAGGCTTCGGCCGACTGGAAGGTCGCAAGGCGCTGGTGACCGGCGGCGACTCGGGTATCGGCCGCGCGGCAGCCATTGCCTACGCCCGGGAGGGGGCTGATGTGGCCATCAATTACCTGCCCAGCGAAGAGCGCGACGCCCGGCAAGTCATCGAACTGATCGAAGCCGAAGGCCGCAAAGCCATTGCGATTCCCGGTGATCTCAAGGACGAAGCCTTCTGCGCCCAATTGGTCAGAAGCGCTCACGAGCAATTGGGGGGCCTGGATATCCTGGTAAACGTTGCTGGCAAGCAGGAGGCGCAAAAGGACATCGCCGACATCACCACCGCGCAATTCGACGACACCATGAAAACCAACATCTACGCGATGTTCTGGATCTGCAAGGCCGCGGTGCCGCTGATGCCGGCGGGGGCAACGGTCATCAACACCGCATCGATCCAGTCTTACGACCCGTCCGCGACGCTGCTGGATTACGCCACCACCAAGGCGGCCATCGTGGCCTTCACCAAGGCACTGGCGGGGCAAGTGATCAGCAAGGGTATCCGCGTCAACGCCGTGGCGCCCGGACCGATCTGGACGGTGTTGCAACCCAGTGGGGGACAACCCCAGGAGAAGATTCCTACCTTTGGCTCTCAGGTGCCGATGAAGCGTCCCGGGCAACCGGCCGAATGTGCGCCGCTATATGTACTGTTGGCGTCTCAGGAGTCGAGCTACATCACTGGCGAAGTCTTCGGCGTGACGGGGGGTAATCCGCTGCCTTGA
- a CDS encoding low affinity iron permease family protein, protein MTFAKIAQKLSLWAGSPKTFLGAIVLLVLWACSGPLFKFNDTWQLIINTSTTIITFLMVFLIQNTQNRDTDILHLKIDELLRATSEAQNAMLGLEALDLKQLEALRKHYQAMGQGEAKSLEGVGKKNKIDLNQC, encoded by the coding sequence ATGACCTTCGCAAAAATCGCGCAAAAACTGTCCCTGTGGGCGGGGAGCCCCAAGACATTTCTGGGGGCTATCGTGCTCCTCGTGCTTTGGGCCTGCAGCGGGCCACTGTTCAAGTTCAACGATACGTGGCAGCTGATCATCAATACGTCCACGACGATCATTACCTTCCTGATGGTGTTCCTGATCCAGAACACGCAGAACCGCGACACCGATATCCTGCACCTGAAGATCGACGAATTGTTGCGCGCGACCAGCGAAGCGCAAAATGCAATGCTCGGACTCGAGGCGCTGGACCTCAAGCAACTGGAAGCGCTGAGGAAGCATTACCAAGCCATGGGACAAGGCGAGGCTAAAAGCCTGGAAGGGGTAGGGAAGAAGAACAAGATCGATCTGAATCAGTGCTGA
- a CDS encoding type II toxin-antitoxin system HicB family antitoxin: MLYPIAISMGDEKHAWGVEVPDIPGCFSAGDDLDDAMAMAREAIEGHFEILAEDGSPIPTASKVTVHAANPHYAGCTWALVDIDVTKYLGKAQKLNITLPGYLLNRIDEYVLHHPEEKSRSGFLASAALKVLQQGR, encoded by the coding sequence ATGCTGTACCCGATTGCGATTTCCATGGGTGATGAAAAACACGCCTGGGGTGTTGAAGTGCCGGATATTCCGGGTTGTTTTTCCGCGGGAGACGATCTGGATGACGCCATGGCCATGGCCCGCGAGGCCATTGAAGGTCACTTCGAGATTCTTGCCGAAGACGGCTCGCCGATTCCAACGGCCAGTAAAGTCACCGTCCACGCGGCCAACCCGCACTATGCCGGTTGCACCTGGGCGCTGGTGGACATTGACGTAACCAAGTACCTGGGCAAGGCGCAGAAACTCAACATCACCCTTCCCGGCTATCTGCTGAACCGTATCGATGAATATGTGCTGCATCATCCTGAAGAAAAGAGCCGCTCCGGGTTCCTGGCTTCGGCGGCGCTCAAGGTGTTGCAGCAAGGACGGTAA
- a CDS encoding LysE family translocator, which yields MAEFWLFLMALTVAYLLPGPDMILLLQTGARQGKGPALATAVGLGIARGCHVVLAALGLSALFKTAPWTFDAVRLLGAAYLLWIGFQCLRTRLLPSLEAAGIEPVKQRWGQAIRRGLLTNLLNPKALLFCSILLPQFIDPRGGPVLGQFAVLGVILVGVGLLFDCAYALVGVALGRWLQRSPSAQRVQQWLFGSLLIGFAVRLTFVQQS from the coding sequence ATGGCAGAGTTCTGGTTGTTCCTGATGGCCTTGACGGTGGCGTATCTGTTGCCGGGACCCGACATGATTCTGTTGCTGCAAACCGGCGCGCGTCAGGGCAAGGGTCCGGCACTGGCAACGGCGGTGGGTTTGGGAATCGCTCGGGGATGTCATGTCGTATTGGCCGCGTTGGGGCTCTCGGCATTGTTCAAGACCGCCCCCTGGACATTCGATGCGGTGCGCCTGCTCGGTGCTGCCTATCTGTTATGGATCGGCTTTCAATGCCTGCGGACCCGTTTGTTGCCAAGCCTTGAAGCGGCCGGCATCGAACCTGTAAAGCAGCGTTGGGGCCAGGCGATTCGGCGCGGGTTACTGACCAACCTGCTCAATCCCAAGGCATTGCTGTTCTGTTCGATCCTGCTGCCGCAGTTCATCGACCCACGGGGCGGCCCGGTGCTTGGGCAATTTGCGGTCCTCGGTGTGATCCTGGTCGGTGTTGGCTTGCTGTTCGATTGCGCCTACGCCCTGGTGGGTGTGGCGCTTGGGCGCTGGTTGCAGCGCTCACCTTCGGCTCAGCGTGTGCAGCAGTGGTTGTTTGGGAGCTTGTTGATCGGGTTTGCGGTGCGGCTGACATTCGTACAGCAGTCATAG
- a CDS encoding Lrp/AsnC family transcriptional regulator produces the protein MKLDAFDRKILAALQRDGRLSNVQLAEEIGLSPSPCLRRVRMLEDAGVIRGYQAILDRDEVGLGLTIFVGIKVERHNDEQADAFRQAVTALPEVISAFLVSGESDFLLQVVVPDLRAYDRFLTGRLLKLPGVSDIRSNFAIHTVKTPGALPLGHLPGA, from the coding sequence ATGAAGCTCGATGCCTTCGATCGCAAGATCCTCGCCGCATTGCAACGCGATGGCCGCCTGAGCAATGTGCAACTGGCCGAGGAAATCGGCCTGTCGCCCTCACCGTGTCTGCGCCGCGTGCGGATGCTCGAAGACGCTGGCGTGATTCGCGGCTACCAGGCCATCCTCGACCGTGACGAAGTGGGCCTTGGGCTGACGATCTTCGTCGGTATCAAGGTTGAACGGCATAACGATGAACAAGCCGACGCGTTTCGCCAGGCTGTTACGGCATTGCCGGAGGTGATTTCAGCGTTCCTGGTATCGGGAGAGTCGGACTTTCTGCTGCAGGTGGTGGTGCCGGACTTACGGGCGTATGACCGCTTTCTTACGGGGCGACTGCTCAAGTTGCCGGGGGTCAGTGATATCCGCAGTAATTTTGCGATCCATACCGTGAAGACCCCGGGAGCGCTGCCATTGGGGCATTTGCCTGGGGCGTGA
- a CDS encoding SDR family NAD(P)-dependent oxidoreductase, whose amino-acid sequence MVKSWSGQVALVSGAGSEYGIGLAIARRLGDAGVKLIITGSSARIHDRVAQLSAEGYEVQGRAADLTQPAQVVELVTWAESLWGRIDVLVNNAGMAIQGDAETFAEVATMSVELWNTSIARNLTTAFLLTRAVLPGMQDRRYGRIVQVSSTTGTRVSNPGEAAYAAAKAGMVGMNMSLALEVAPYGITVNAVAPGWIATQSSTAGEMSAAQYVPVGRAGRPDEVAAAVAFLASPESSYITGEVLVVDGGNCLSENKSPR is encoded by the coding sequence ATGGTCAAAAGCTGGAGTGGTCAGGTCGCATTGGTCAGCGGCGCTGGCAGCGAATATGGGATTGGCCTGGCTATCGCGCGACGGCTCGGGGACGCGGGTGTAAAGCTGATCATCACCGGCAGCAGTGCCCGTATCCATGATCGCGTCGCGCAGCTGAGTGCGGAAGGTTATGAGGTACAGGGACGTGCTGCGGACCTTACGCAGCCGGCTCAGGTCGTCGAACTGGTGACGTGGGCTGAATCGCTCTGGGGACGAATCGATGTACTCGTGAACAACGCCGGTATGGCGATTCAGGGTGATGCCGAAACGTTCGCTGAAGTGGCCACTATGAGCGTCGAGCTGTGGAACACTTCGATTGCCCGTAATCTGACCACTGCATTTCTGCTGACCCGCGCTGTGTTACCGGGCATGCAGGATCGTCGTTACGGACGCATCGTCCAGGTCAGTTCTACGACCGGCACCCGCGTCAGCAACCCTGGCGAGGCCGCGTATGCGGCGGCGAAAGCGGGGATGGTGGGTATGAACATGAGCCTGGCGCTGGAAGTCGCGCCGTACGGTATCACCGTGAACGCTGTTGCCCCCGGGTGGATCGCGACGCAATCCAGCACTGCGGGGGAAATGAGCGCGGCGCAGTATGTTCCCGTCGGGCGTGCCGGTAGACCGGACGAGGTCGCAGCGGCGGTCGCTTTTCTTGCTTCCCCGGAGTCCAGCTACATTACGGGCGAGGTTCTCGTGGTGGATGGGGGCAACTGCCTCTCCGAGAACAAAAGCCCTAGGTGA
- a CDS encoding phage portal protein, whose translation MTEQLASQALLPATLDAASAGTQVFSFGEPTPVLGGREVFDYLECWFNGRWYEPPLSLNGLARSVGASVHLHSGLMFKCNLLSKTFIPHSMLSRAAFEQFALDFLCLGNAYLEKRRSVLGGTRQLVPSLAKYMRVGPEGLFYQVQGWKNEHAFEPGSIFHLREADLHQEIYGLPEWVSALQSALLNESATLFRRKYYENGSHAGFILYMTDAAQTEADIDALRKALKESKGPGNFRNLFVYSPTGKKDGIQLIPVSEVAAKDEFNSIKNQTRDDVLASLRIPPQLMGIVPQNAGGFGSIREATQIYAANELQPIQTRMTQLNDWLGEEIMRFKPYEVGGET comes from the coding sequence ATGACCGAACAACTCGCCAGTCAGGCACTACTGCCGGCCACCCTCGACGCCGCCAGTGCGGGAACCCAGGTGTTCAGCTTCGGGGAGCCGACGCCGGTACTGGGTGGTCGCGAGGTGTTTGATTACTTGGAGTGCTGGTTCAACGGTAGGTGGTATGAGCCGCCGTTGTCGCTCAATGGCCTGGCCCGGTCAGTGGGCGCGAGCGTGCATTTGCATTCGGGGTTGATGTTCAAGTGCAACCTCTTGAGCAAGACGTTTATCCCGCATTCGATGCTGTCCCGGGCGGCTTTCGAGCAGTTCGCCCTGGACTTTCTGTGCCTGGGCAACGCGTATCTGGAGAAACGCCGCTCGGTTCTGGGCGGTACGCGGCAACTGGTGCCGTCGTTGGCGAAGTACATGCGGGTTGGGCCGGAGGGGCTGTTCTACCAGGTTCAGGGCTGGAAGAACGAGCACGCCTTCGAGCCGGGAAGCATTTTTCACCTACGCGAGGCTGATTTGCACCAAGAGATCTACGGGTTACCGGAGTGGGTCAGCGCACTGCAATCGGCATTGCTCAACGAGTCGGCGACCCTGTTCCGGCGCAAGTATTACGAGAACGGTAGTCACGCCGGGTTCATTTTGTACATGACCGATGCGGCGCAGACCGAGGCGGATATCGACGCTTTACGTAAGGCACTGAAAGAGTCCAAGGGGCCGGGGAATTTTCGGAATCTGTTTGTCTATTCGCCCACGGGCAAGAAGGACGGTATTCAACTGATTCCAGTCAGCGAAGTCGCGGCAAAGGACGAATTCAATTCGATCAAGAATCAAACCCGCGATGATGTGCTGGCGAGCCTGCGTATTCCTCCGCAGTTAATGGGAATCGTGCCGCAGAATGCGGGTGGATTCGGATCGATCAGGGAGGCGACACAGATCTATGCTGCTAACGAGCTGCAGCCCATTCAGACGCGGATGACCCAGCTGAACGACTGGCTGGGTGAAGAGATTATGAGATTCAAACCTTACGAGGTGGGCGGGGAGACGTAA
- a CDS encoding Panacea domain-containing protein, translating into MAFNERKAAQMAAFFLHQGGGKLEVLKLMKLLYLADRQAMDWYEQPISGDRMVSMPNGPVLSRTLDLMNGSRPTVEDGWQCWVADRESYEVALQPCHLENGELYLGALSQAEIEVLNAVWANFGGMGKYDLVDYTHDRCAEWKDPCGSSRPISYADVFLALGRDGGEAEEAAQALEGQDTVDRIFASL; encoded by the coding sequence ATGGCCTTTAACGAAAGAAAAGCTGCCCAGATGGCTGCTTTTTTCCTTCATCAGGGTGGAGGAAAGCTCGAAGTATTGAAGCTGATGAAGCTTCTTTATCTTGCTGATCGTCAAGCGATGGATTGGTACGAGCAGCCAATTTCGGGTGATCGGATGGTCTCCATGCCCAATGGCCCTGTCCTGTCCCGAACCTTAGATTTGATGAACGGTAGTCGCCCCACGGTCGAAGACGGCTGGCAATGCTGGGTTGCTGACCGAGAATCCTACGAGGTTGCCCTACAGCCTTGTCATTTAGAAAATGGCGAGCTTTATCTAGGTGCGCTCAGCCAAGCCGAAATTGAGGTTCTCAATGCAGTTTGGGCTAACTTCGGTGGGATGGGTAAATACGATTTGGTGGATTACACACATGATCGTTGTGCCGAATGGAAAGATCCTTGCGGATCATCACGCCCAATAAGCTATGCGGACGTGTTTTTGGCTCTTGGCCGTGATGGGGGGGAGGCAGAAGAAGCAGCTCAAGCCCTGGAAGGCCAAGACACAGTGGATAGGATATTCGCGAGCCTTTAA
- a CDS encoding alpha/beta fold hydrolase, with product MRPEIAVLDIQGQYRVYTEFYRADAAQKTIILVNGSLATTASFAQTVKNLHPQFNVVLYDQPYAGKSKPHNRHEKMLTKEVEGQILLELIDHFAAEHVLSFSWGGAATLSALSHRPWRIEKAVISSFSPVLNAPMRDYLERGVDYLGNLDGDRVGHLVNSTIGKHLPPLFKRFNHRHVSNLAEHEYGQMHFHISEVLQSDLRCYATAAKKINVPVLFLNGEWDEYTSAVDARLFADYVQHSTFSTLQATGHFLDMEHKAAFRDSRNALLGFLKPGHPENRPRYSQVQGYHALAI from the coding sequence ATGAGGCCAGAAATCGCTGTGCTGGATATACAAGGTCAGTATCGGGTTTACACGGAGTTCTATCGCGCAGACGCCGCACAAAAGACCATCATTCTGGTCAACGGCTCGCTGGCCACTACCGCGTCGTTTGCACAGACCGTCAAGAACCTTCACCCGCAATTCAACGTCGTGCTGTACGACCAGCCCTACGCGGGTAAGTCCAAACCCCACAACCGGCATGAGAAAATGCTGACGAAGGAAGTCGAAGGCCAGATCCTGCTGGAGCTGATCGACCACTTCGCCGCCGAACACGTGCTGTCATTCTCGTGGGGCGGCGCCGCCACGTTGAGCGCGTTGTCCCACCGCCCATGGCGCATCGAAAAAGCGGTGATCAGTTCATTCTCACCGGTTCTCAACGCGCCGATGCGCGACTACCTCGAGCGTGGTGTCGATTACCTGGGCAACCTGGACGGCGACCGCGTGGGGCATCTGGTCAACAGCACCATCGGCAAACACCTGCCGCCGCTGTTCAAGCGCTTCAACCATCGCCATGTCAGCAACCTGGCCGAGCATGAGTACGGACAGATGCACTTCCACATCAGCGAGGTACTCCAGAGCGACCTGCGCTGCTACGCAACGGCAGCGAAAAAAATCAACGTACCGGTGCTGTTCCTGAACGGCGAATGGGATGAATACACCTCGGCCGTCGACGCCAGGCTGTTCGCCGACTATGTGCAGCACAGTACGTTCAGCACGCTGCAAGCCACCGGGCACTTTCTGGACATGGAACACAAGGCCGCCTTCCGGGACAGCCGCAACGCCTTGCTAGGCTTCCTCAAGCCGGGTCACCCCGAAAACCGGCCACGCTACAGCCAGGTACAGGGCTACCATGCACTGGCAATCTGA
- a CDS encoding pseudouridine synthase — translation MRVDRFLSNLPRFNRQQVRLLLVARRVRIDGLVISDPHAQVREFSRVEVDGELLQAGRPTRYFMLHKPAGCVSATRDPQHPTVLDWLDEPDKDDLHIAGRLDFNTTGLMLITNDGNWSRRLTQPQTKLPKVYYVETEQIITAEYATTFARGLYFAFEDLTTQPAKLTLLGPNSARLSIIEGRYHQVKRMFGHFDNKVLRLHRERMGPLSLDADLEPGQYRALSPEEVNLI, via the coding sequence ATGCGTGTCGACCGTTTCCTCAGCAATCTGCCGCGCTTCAATCGCCAACAGGTCCGGTTGTTGTTGGTGGCGCGCCGGGTAAGAATCGACGGCCTGGTGATCAGCGACCCACACGCCCAGGTCCGTGAGTTCAGCCGTGTCGAAGTCGATGGCGAACTGTTGCAGGCGGGCCGACCGACGCGGTACTTCATGCTGCACAAACCCGCCGGCTGCGTCAGCGCCACGCGCGATCCGCAGCATCCCACCGTGCTCGATTGGCTGGACGAACCGGACAAGGACGACCTGCACATCGCCGGGCGCCTGGACTTCAACACCACCGGGCTGATGCTGATTACCAATGACGGCAACTGGTCGCGACGACTGACTCAGCCACAGACCAAACTGCCCAAGGTCTACTACGTCGAAACCGAGCAGATCATCACTGCCGAATACGCCACCACCTTCGCCCGTGGCCTGTACTTTGCCTTCGAAGACCTCACCACACAGCCTGCGAAGTTGACGCTGCTGGGTCCGAACTCGGCGCGGCTGAGCATCATTGAAGGGCGTTATCACCAGGTCAAGCGGATGTTCGGCCACTTCGACAACAAAGTGCTGCGCCTGCACCGCGAACGCATGGGGCCGCTTTCGCTGGACGCCGATCTCGAGCCGGGCCAATACCGCGCCTTGAGCCCCGAAGAAGTCAACCTGATCTGA
- a CDS encoding cysteine-rich CWC family protein: MNKPDLCPACGSANDCTLANPGTADRACWCYGVSIDPAVLEALPAELRDQSCLCPRCAQVESQLRARQPPIA; encoded by the coding sequence ATGAATAAACCCGACCTGTGCCCTGCCTGCGGCAGCGCCAATGACTGCACCCTGGCCAACCCTGGAACAGCCGACCGAGCCTGCTGGTGTTACGGCGTGAGTATCGACCCGGCCGTGCTCGAGGCATTGCCGGCCGAGCTGCGCGATCAATCCTGCCTGTGTCCGCGCTGCGCCCAGGTCGAAAGCCAATTGCGCGCCAGGCAGCCGCCGATCGCGTAA
- a CDS encoding enoyl-CoA hydratase/isomerase family protein translates to MNLHFEELTGITGARIGIATLDAEKSLNALSLPMINALRDRLDAWAREPQIVCVLLRGNGAKAFCAGGEVRSLVEACRAHPGEVPPLAAQFFAAEYRLDFNLHTYPKPLVCWGHGYVLGGGMGLLQGASTRIVTPSSRLAMPEISIGLYPDVGASWFLSRLPGKLGLFLGLTGAHMNARDAIDLGLADRFLLDEQQDDLIEGLLQLNWQEQTDMQLNSLLKALQREALDRLPEAQWLPRRQQIDEWLDVSDVRCAWKALSLLVDHPDPLIAKAARTMTEGSPLTAHLVWEQIARARHLSLASVFRMEYTLSLNCCRHPEFSEGVRARLIDKDQKPHWHWPDINHVPEAAVEAHFHKAWEGRHPLADLANE, encoded by the coding sequence ATGAATCTGCACTTCGAAGAGCTCACGGGCATTACGGGAGCCCGTATCGGCATCGCCACCCTGGACGCCGAAAAATCCTTGAACGCCCTGTCCTTGCCAATGATCAACGCCTTGCGCGATCGTCTCGATGCCTGGGCCCGGGAACCACAGATTGTTTGTGTATTACTGCGTGGCAACGGCGCCAAAGCCTTCTGCGCGGGCGGCGAAGTACGCAGTCTGGTGGAAGCCTGCCGTGCCCATCCCGGCGAAGTGCCGCCACTGGCGGCGCAATTTTTCGCGGCGGAATATCGCCTGGACTTCAACTTGCACACCTATCCCAAGCCCTTGGTGTGCTGGGGCCACGGCTATGTGCTCGGCGGCGGCATGGGCCTGCTGCAGGGCGCCAGCACCCGGATCGTCACACCGAGCAGTCGCCTGGCGATGCCGGAAATCAGCATCGGCCTGTACCCGGATGTCGGCGCCAGTTGGTTCCTGTCGCGCCTGCCTGGCAAGCTCGGGCTGTTTCTCGGCCTGACCGGCGCCCACATGAATGCCCGGGATGCCATCGACCTGGGCCTGGCCGACCGATTCTTGCTGGACGAGCAACAGGACGATCTGATCGAAGGCCTGCTACAGCTCAACTGGCAGGAACAGACCGACATGCAACTCAATAGCCTGCTCAAGGCCTTGCAGCGCGAAGCGCTCGATCGGTTACCCGAAGCGCAGTGGTTGCCACGTCGGCAACAAATCGACGAATGGCTGGATGTCAGCGACGTGCGCTGCGCCTGGAAGGCCCTCAGCTTGCTGGTGGACCATCCGGACCCACTGATTGCCAAGGCCGCCAGGACCATGACCGAAGGCTCTCCGTTGACCGCCCATCTGGTCTGGGAACAGATCGCCCGGGCCCGGCATTTGTCCTTGGCCAGCGTGTTTCGCATGGAATACACATTGAGTCTCAACTGCTGCCGGCATCCTGAATTCAGCGAAGGGGTGCGGGCCCGGTTGATCGACAAGGACCAGAAACCTCATTGGCACTGGCCGGACATCAACCATGTGCCGGAAGCGGCGGTGGAAGCGCACTTCCACAAGGCCTGGGAAGGACGGCATCCGCTGGCGGACCTGGCCAATGAGTAG
- the ung gene encoding uracil-DNA glycosylase translates to MMTADDRIKLEPSWKQALRAEFDQPYMAELREFLRQEYAAGKEIYPPASLIFNALNSTPLDKVKVVILGQDPYHGPGQAHGLCFSVQPGVPAPPSLVNIFKELKRDLNIDIPSHGYLQSWADQGVLLLNTTMTVERANANAHAGKGWQHFTDRVIEVVSAHQPHLVFLLWGAHAQSKQKLIDATKHLVLTSVHPSPLSAYRGFLGCGHFSRTNKFLEQHGEAPIDWRLPPV, encoded by the coding sequence ATCATGACTGCTGACGACCGTATCAAACTCGAACCGAGCTGGAAGCAGGCGCTACGTGCCGAGTTCGACCAGCCCTACATGGCAGAGTTGCGCGAATTCCTGCGCCAGGAGTACGCCGCCGGCAAGGAGATCTATCCGCCGGCTTCGTTGATTTTCAATGCCCTCAATTCCACACCGTTGGACAAGGTCAAGGTCGTGATCCTCGGGCAAGACCCGTACCACGGCCCGGGTCAGGCCCATGGCCTGTGCTTTTCGGTGCAGCCGGGCGTCCCGGCGCCGCCGTCGCTGGTGAATATCTTCAAGGAATTGAAGCGCGACCTGAACATTGACATCCCCAGCCACGGCTACTTGCAAAGCTGGGCCGACCAGGGCGTGTTGCTGCTCAATACCACCATGACCGTGGAACGCGCCAATGCCAACGCCCATGCGGGCAAGGGCTGGCAGCATTTTACCGACCGGGTCATCGAAGTGGTCAGCGCCCATCAGCCGCATCTGGTGTTCCTGCTGTGGGGCGCCCATGCCCAGAGCAAGCAGAAGCTGATCGATGCCACCAAGCACCTGGTGCTGACCTCGGTCCACCCGTCGCCGCTGTCGGCTTATCGTGGCTTCTTGGGATGCGGGCATTTCAGCCGGACCAACAAGTTTCTCGAACAACACGGCGAGGCGCCGATCGATTGGCGGTTGCCGCCGGTTTAA
- a CDS encoding AbrB family transcriptional regulator, translated as MSETTFRQWWGTPLVGLAGGYLASLIGWPLPWMVGSLLAIILVRCLTPWQLMEIPGGRKCGQWVVGIGIGLHFTPLVMEQVLGHFGLIFFGALITSVSSVVSVWLMRRTGEDRATAFFSSMPGGSGEMVNLGSRNGADLSRVAAGQSLRVLVVVLCVPAAFKYLLGEGAPVQHATAVDWLWLALLFPAGALLAWIWERLRQPNPWLFGPLLVSAAVSIGCDLHIGLPNGGSQIGQWLIGSGLGCHFNRQFFRRAPSFMGRTLIGTVLTMLIATLAALGLSTLTHLDLRSLTLGMMPGGIAEMSLTAETLQLSVPLVTALQVMRLLFVLFLAEPLFRCWMRRPGSD; from the coding sequence ATGTCTGAAACAACCTTCAGACAATGGTGGGGAACACCGCTGGTCGGTCTGGCCGGCGGTTATCTGGCCAGCCTGATCGGCTGGCCTTTGCCCTGGATGGTCGGCTCGTTGCTGGCGATCATCCTGGTGCGCTGCCTGACACCGTGGCAGTTGATGGAAATCCCCGGCGGCCGTAAATGCGGCCAATGGGTGGTAGGCATCGGCATTGGCCTGCACTTCACCCCGCTGGTGATGGAGCAGGTCCTGGGCCACTTCGGCCTGATCTTTTTCGGCGCGCTGATCACCAGCGTGTCCAGCGTGGTGAGTGTGTGGCTGATGCGCCGCACCGGCGAAGACCGCGCCACCGCTTTCTTTTCCAGCATGCCGGGCGGTTCCGGCGAAATGGTCAACCTTGGCTCGCGCAATGGCGCGGACCTGAGCCGCGTCGCCGCGGGCCAGAGCTTGCGGGTCCTGGTGGTGGTGCTGTGCGTGCCCGCCGCGTTCAAATACCTGTTGGGCGAAGGCGCCCCGGTGCAGCACGCCACCGCCGTGGACTGGCTGTGGCTGGCGCTGTTGTTCCCGGCGGGTGCCCTGCTCGCCTGGATCTGGGAACGCCTGCGTCAACCCAACCCGTGGTTGTTCGGGCCACTGCTGGTGAGCGCGGCGGTGAGTATCGGCTGTGACCTGCACATAGGCCTGCCCAATGGCGGCAGCCAGATCGGCCAGTGGCTGATCGGCAGCGGATTGGGTTGTCACTTCAACCGGCAATTCTTTCGGCGGGCGCCCTCGTTCATGGGGCGCACCTTGATTGGCACGGTGTTGACGATGCTGATCGCCACCCTCGCGGCCCTGGGCCTGAGCACGCTGACCCATCTGGACCTGCGTTCACTGACCCTCGGCATGATGCCCGGTGGCATCGCGGAGATGAGCCTGACGGCGGAGACGCTGCAATTGTCGGTACCGTTGGTGACGGCATTGCAGGTGATGCGGCTGTTGTTCGTGTTGTTTCTGGCGGAGCCGTTGTTCAGGTGTTGGATGCGCCGACCGGGTTCCGACTGA